The Orcinus orca chromosome 4, mOrcOrc1.1, whole genome shotgun sequence genome includes a region encoding these proteins:
- the MCUB gene encoding LOW QUALITY PROTEIN: calcium uniporter regulatory subunit MCUb, mitochondrial (The sequence of the model RefSeq protein was modified relative to this genomic sequence to represent the inferred CDS: inserted 2 bases in 1 codon), with protein sequence MMLRRGSWPWRARLLQTPGTQGRTHPQPLMPQVLCEKLCGNLKLYQSNLYSTVGPSDEITINYKHGLPLVTLTLPSRKERCQFVVKPMLSTVGSFLQDLQNEDKGIKTAAIFTADGSEIAASTLMEILLMNDFRLVINKITYDVQCPKKEKLSSEHTTEMENMKSLVHRLFIALHLEEFQKKREHHLLEKIDHLKGQLQPLEQMKARIEAHSEVKTNGLLWAGLALLSIQGGAMAWLTWWVYSWDIMEPVTYFITFSNSMVFFAYFLVTRQDYTYSAVKSRQFLHFFHKKSKQQHFDVVQYNKLKEDLAKATEALRQVRHSICXMQVEEFDEKK encoded by the exons gtTTTGTGTGAGAAACTATGTGGAAATCTGAAATTGTATCAGTCAAATCTTTATAGTACAGTGGGGCCATCTGACG aaaTCACAATTAATTATAAACATGGCCTTCCCTTGGTAACACTTACTTTGCCGTCCAGAAAAGAGCGCTGTCAGTTTGTAGTCAAACCAATGTTATCAACGGTTGGTTCATTCCTTCAGGACctacaaaatgaagataaaggTATCAAAACGGCTGCCATCTTCACAGCag aTGGCAGTGAAATTGCAGCTTCAACCTTGATGGAAATCTTGCTAATGAATGATTTTAGACTTGTCATTAATAAAATCACATACGATGTGCAGTGCCCTAAGAAAG AAAAACTGAGTAGTGAGCACACTACTGAGATGGAAAACATGAAATCCTTGGTTCACAGACTGTTCATAGCCTTGCATTTAGAAGAGtttcagaaaaagagagagcacCATCTGCTGGAGAAAATTGACCACCTGAAGGGACAGCTGCAGCCCCTCGAACAG atgaAAGCGAGAATTGAAGCTCACTCAGAAGTCAAAACCAACGGACTTCTGTGGGCTGGATTAGCATTGCTGTCCATTCAGGGCGGGGCAATGGCCTGGCTCACTTGGTGGGTGTACTCCTGGGATATCATGGAGCCAGTTACATACTTCATCACATTTTCAAATTCCATGGTCTTTTTTGCATACTTTTTAGTCACTCGACAG gattataCTTACTCAGCTGTTAAGAGTAGGCAGTTTCTTCACTTCTTCCACAAGAAATCAAAGCAACAGCATTTTGATGTGGTGCAGTACAACAAGTTAAAAGAAGATCTTGCTAAG GCTACTGAAGCCCTGAGACAGGTGCGCCACTCTATCTG GATGCAAGTAGAGGAATTCGATGAAAAGAAGtaa